A section of the Triticum dicoccoides isolate Atlit2015 ecotype Zavitan chromosome 7A, WEW_v2.0, whole genome shotgun sequence genome encodes:
- the LOC119328998 gene encoding helicase-like transcription factor CHR28 isoform X1: MLAGSMNNDNDNVIDLISDSGDDFDSDSDDPTSTNVTSGENGGGQSVCFQDEDLLRSTPSSSRCNINDNGQYRTLPPSFANGIDIEKARYTLGSGDRTYPHSNSGPRHDSGRASLSSSRLDIAVRERNGLAVDANGNNKRILPSSFASGSTSKSTHPSVASESRKLPSRFTNGNSQRLDDNSIGTNDANGTGQPSSSRFSIRSYSVSNAQKDTMENDDDDVYVYDSPSSHRMLPASFGGHNSASNNELANVNDMQARPNLENRFMDPDESAVYQEALQNISLDKREDDLDEGVLSVSLLKHQKMALAWMVSKENSSHCAGGILADDQGLGKTVSTIALILKQKSQQSKFMCADSDPLKSEALNLDEDDEAVTVVDKAKQSMNDEPKKDLDASLSTAASTSDVKPSSSHMDIVPNRIVVESKVERKKTKTGTSSASSTMRSMTRPAAGTLVVCPASVLKQWANELNDKVSQSARLSVLVYHGGARTKDPSELAKYDVVVTTYTIVANEVPKQNADDDQDQKNGEESSVGNKRKPPSKSKKRKKKLKDSDIDLDSGPVARVRWFRVVLDEAQTIKNFRTQVAKGCCGLRAKRRWCLSGTPIQNSIDELYSYFRFLKYDPYSTYSSFCTMIKHPIARNAVHGYKKLQTVLRIVLLRRTKETKINGEPIINLPPKTIKLQKVDFTKEERAFYLTLEERSRQQFKEYAAAGTVKQNYANILLLLLRLRQACDHPLLVKGHQSVFKGDGSIEMAKQLSKERVIDLLARLEVSALCAVCRDTPEDAVVAMCGHIFCYQCIYERITTDENMCPVPNCRNTLSTESVFSSGTLKICISGKTSTHAIASSSADDGLSSISQSSYISSKIQATVDILNSIINMHALTDSDTIESNPNRVSPVKAIVFSQWTGMLDLLEFSLNSNLIQYRRLDGTMSLNSRDKAVKDFNTDPEVRVMIMSLKAGNLGLNMVAACHVILLDLWWNPYAEDQAIDRAHRIGQTRPVTVSRLTITDTVEDRILSLQEEKRAMVNSAFGEDKSSAHATRLTVDDLRYLFRI, from the exons ATGCTTGCCGGCAGTATGAATAACGATAACGATAATGTTATTGACTTGATATCGGATAGTGGTGATGATTTTGATTCTGACTCTGACGATCCAACTTCTACAAATGTCACATCTGGCGAGAATGGCGGAGGGCAATCAGTCTGCTTTCAGGACGAAGATTTGTTGAGGAGCACTCCCTCTTCTTCCAGGTGTAATATAAATGATAATGGTCAGTACAGAACTCTGCCACCTTCCTTCGCAAATGGTATTGATATTGAGAAAGCCCGTTATACACTAGGTTCGGGGGACAGAACTTATCCACATTCAAATTCGGGGCCAAGACACGATTCTGGAAGGGCCTCTCTCTCGTCCAGTAGACTTGATATCGCAGTGAGGGAGCGTAATGGTTTGGCAGTGGATGCAAATGGCAATAACAAGAGGATTCttccttcatcttttgccagtggaAGCACGTCAAAATCTACACATCCAAGTGTTGCAAGTGAGAGCCGTAAACTCCCATCACGTTTTACCAATGGAAATTCACAAAGGTTGGATGATAATAGTATAGGAACAAATGATGCCAATGGCACTGGGCAGCCTTCATCTTCAAGGTTCTCAATCCGAAGCTACTCTGTGAGTAATGCCCAGAAGGATACCATGGAAAATGACGATG ATGATGTCTATGTATATGATAGTCCTAGTTCACATAGGATGCTGCCTGCATCTTTTGGAGGCCATAACTCTGCCAGTAACAATGAACTTGCTAATGTTAATGACATGCAAGCTCGTCCAAACCTAGAAAATAGGTTTATGGATCCTGACGAGAGCGCAGTATATCAAGAGGCTCTTCAG AACATTAGTCTGGATAAAAGGGAAGATGATCTCGATGAGGGTGTCTTATCAGTATCTCTGCTTAAGCACCAG AAAATGGCATTAGCTTGGATGGTTTCGAAGGAGAATAGTTCACATTGTGCAGGAGGAATTCTTGCAGATGATCAG GGTCTTGGGAAGACTGTGTCTACAATTGCCCTTATACTAAAACAGAAGAGTCAGCAGTCTAAGTTCATGTGTGCTGATTCAGATCCTTTGAAATCTGAAGCGCTAAACCTTGATGAAGACGATGAGGCAGTGACTGTTGTTGATAAGGCGAAACAGTCTATGAACGATGAACCCAAGAAGGATTTAGACGCTAGTTTATCAACAGCAGCTAGTACTAGTGATGTTAAACCATCTAGTAGTCATATGGATATTGTTCCAAATAGAATTGTTGTTGAAAGCAAAGTTGAACGCAAGAAGACTAAAACAGGCACATCATCTGCATCATCGACCATGCGATCCATGACAAGGCCAGCTGCAGGTACTTTAGTAGTATGCCCTGCTAGTGTTCTTAAGCAGTGGGCTAATGAATTGAATGACAAGGTTAGTCAAAGTGCTAGGTTATCTGTTTTAGTCTACCATGGTGGTGCAAGGACCAAAGATCCAAGTGAGCTGGCAAAATATGATGTCGTTGTCACGACATACACAATTGTGGCGAATGAAGTGCCTAAACAGAATGCTGAtgatgaccaagatcaaaagaatgGGGAAGAATCTTCTGTTGGTAATAAAAGAAAACCACCAAGCAAAtctaagaaaaggaagaagaaacttAAGGATTCAGATATTGACCTTGACAGTGGCCCAGTTGCCCGGGTACGGTGGTTTCGGGTGGTTCTTGATGAAGCTCAGACGATAAAAAATTTCCGAACTCAAGTGGCTAAAGGCTGTTGTGGACTAAGAGCAAAAAGGAGATGGTGCTTATCAGGAACACCTATACAAAATTCAATCGATGAGCTCTACAGCTATTTCCGTTTCTTGAAATATGATCCATATTCTACATATAGCTCATTTTGTACAATGATAAAGCACCCAATTGCTAGAAATGCAGTCCATGGGTATAAGAAACTACAAACTGTGTTGAGGATAGTTCTCCTGCGTCGCACAAAAG AAACTAAGATAAATGGAGAACCGATCATAAACTTACCTCCAAAGACAATTAAGTTGCAAAAGGTGGATTTCACAAAGGAGGAGCGAGCTTTTTATTTGACACTGGAAGAACGTTCTCGGCAACAGTTCAAG GAATATGCTGCTGCCGGAACAGTCAAACAAAACTATGCCAATATCCTTTTATTGTTGTTGCGCCTTAGGCAGGCTTGTGATCATCCTCTTCTTGTGAAGGGGCATCAGTCGGTATTTAAAGGCGATGGTTCTATAGAGATGGCAAAACAACTTTCCAAGGAAAGGGTAATAGATTTGCTTGCAAGGCTGGAAGTATCAGCGCTTTGTGCTGTATGCCGT GACACACCTGAGGATGCTGTTGTGGCGATGTGTGGTCATATTTTCTGCTATCAGTGTATATACGAGCGGATAACAACTGATGAAAACATGTGCCCCGTCCCTAATTGCAGAAACACGTTAAGTACTGAATCAGTATTTTCATCAGGGACATTAAAGATTTGTATCTCCGGCAAGACCAGTACTCATGCGATAGCGAGTTCATCAGCAGACGATGGGCTATCTTCTATCAGTCAAAGCAGTTACATCTCCTCGAAGATACAAGCGACCGTCGATATACTGAATTCTATCATTAACATGCATGCTCTTACAGACAGTGATACCATTGAATCAAATCCAAACCGAGTATCCCCTGTGAAAGCCATTGTCTTCTCGCAGTGGACTGGCATGCTGGATTTGCTGGAGTTTTCACTGAACAGCAATCTTATACAGTACAGGAGACTAGACGGAACAATGTCCCTCAATTCAAGAGATAAAGCCGTGAAGGATTTTAACACCGACCCAGAG GTTAGAGTTATGATTATGTCATTGAAAGCGGGTAATCTTGGTCTGAACATGGTTGCTGCTTGCCATGTAATACTCCTTGATCTTTGGTGGAATCCTTATGCTGAGGACCAGGCAATTGATAGAGCACACAGAATTGGTCAGACTCGTCCTGTCACTGTCTCTCGTCTAACCATTACAGATACGGTGGAAGATCGTATTTTATCTCTGCAG GAGGAAAAGAGAGCGATGGTCAACTCTGCTTTCGGTGAAGACAAATCCAGTGCCCACGCTACTCGGCTCACTGTAGATGATCTGAGGTATCTGTTTAGGATATGA
- the LOC119328998 gene encoding helicase-like transcription factor CHR28 isoform X2 — MLAGSMNNDNDNVIDLISDSGDDFDSDSDDPTSTNVTSGENGGGQSVCFQDEDLLRSTPSSSRCNINDNGSGDRTYPHSNSGPRHDSGRASLSSSRLDIAVRERNGLAVDANGNNKRILPSSFASGSTSKSTHPSVASESRKLPSRFTNGNSQRLDDNSIGTNDANGTGQPSSSRFSIRSYSVSNAQKDTMENDDDDVYVYDSPSSHRMLPASFGGHNSASNNELANVNDMQARPNLENRFMDPDESAVYQEALQNISLDKREDDLDEGVLSVSLLKHQKMALAWMVSKENSSHCAGGILADDQGLGKTVSTIALILKQKSQQSKFMCADSDPLKSEALNLDEDDEAVTVVDKAKQSMNDEPKKDLDASLSTAASTSDVKPSSSHMDIVPNRIVVESKVERKKTKTGTSSASSTMRSMTRPAAGTLVVCPASVLKQWANELNDKVSQSARLSVLVYHGGARTKDPSELAKYDVVVTTYTIVANEVPKQNADDDQDQKNGEESSVGNKRKPPSKSKKRKKKLKDSDIDLDSGPVARVRWFRVVLDEAQTIKNFRTQVAKGCCGLRAKRRWCLSGTPIQNSIDELYSYFRFLKYDPYSTYSSFCTMIKHPIARNAVHGYKKLQTVLRIVLLRRTKETKINGEPIINLPPKTIKLQKVDFTKEERAFYLTLEERSRQQFKEYAAAGTVKQNYANILLLLLRLRQACDHPLLVKGHQSVFKGDGSIEMAKQLSKERVIDLLARLEVSALCAVCRDTPEDAVVAMCGHIFCYQCIYERITTDENMCPVPNCRNTLSTESVFSSGTLKICISGKTSTHAIASSSADDGLSSISQSSYISSKIQATVDILNSIINMHALTDSDTIESNPNRVSPVKAIVFSQWTGMLDLLEFSLNSNLIQYRRLDGTMSLNSRDKAVKDFNTDPEVRVMIMSLKAGNLGLNMVAACHVILLDLWWNPYAEDQAIDRAHRIGQTRPVTVSRLTITDTVEDRILSLQEEKRAMVNSAFGEDKSSAHATRLTVDDLRYLFRI; from the exons ATGCTTGCCGGCAGTATGAATAACGATAACGATAATGTTATTGACTTGATATCGGATAGTGGTGATGATTTTGATTCTGACTCTGACGATCCAACTTCTACAAATGTCACATCTGGCGAGAATGGCGGAGGGCAATCAGTCTGCTTTCAGGACGAAGATTTGTTGAGGAGCACTCCCTCTTCTTCCAGGTGTAATATAAATGATAATG GTTCGGGGGACAGAACTTATCCACATTCAAATTCGGGGCCAAGACACGATTCTGGAAGGGCCTCTCTCTCGTCCAGTAGACTTGATATCGCAGTGAGGGAGCGTAATGGTTTGGCAGTGGATGCAAATGGCAATAACAAGAGGATTCttccttcatcttttgccagtggaAGCACGTCAAAATCTACACATCCAAGTGTTGCAAGTGAGAGCCGTAAACTCCCATCACGTTTTACCAATGGAAATTCACAAAGGTTGGATGATAATAGTATAGGAACAAATGATGCCAATGGCACTGGGCAGCCTTCATCTTCAAGGTTCTCAATCCGAAGCTACTCTGTGAGTAATGCCCAGAAGGATACCATGGAAAATGACGATG ATGATGTCTATGTATATGATAGTCCTAGTTCACATAGGATGCTGCCTGCATCTTTTGGAGGCCATAACTCTGCCAGTAACAATGAACTTGCTAATGTTAATGACATGCAAGCTCGTCCAAACCTAGAAAATAGGTTTATGGATCCTGACGAGAGCGCAGTATATCAAGAGGCTCTTCAG AACATTAGTCTGGATAAAAGGGAAGATGATCTCGATGAGGGTGTCTTATCAGTATCTCTGCTTAAGCACCAG AAAATGGCATTAGCTTGGATGGTTTCGAAGGAGAATAGTTCACATTGTGCAGGAGGAATTCTTGCAGATGATCAG GGTCTTGGGAAGACTGTGTCTACAATTGCCCTTATACTAAAACAGAAGAGTCAGCAGTCTAAGTTCATGTGTGCTGATTCAGATCCTTTGAAATCTGAAGCGCTAAACCTTGATGAAGACGATGAGGCAGTGACTGTTGTTGATAAGGCGAAACAGTCTATGAACGATGAACCCAAGAAGGATTTAGACGCTAGTTTATCAACAGCAGCTAGTACTAGTGATGTTAAACCATCTAGTAGTCATATGGATATTGTTCCAAATAGAATTGTTGTTGAAAGCAAAGTTGAACGCAAGAAGACTAAAACAGGCACATCATCTGCATCATCGACCATGCGATCCATGACAAGGCCAGCTGCAGGTACTTTAGTAGTATGCCCTGCTAGTGTTCTTAAGCAGTGGGCTAATGAATTGAATGACAAGGTTAGTCAAAGTGCTAGGTTATCTGTTTTAGTCTACCATGGTGGTGCAAGGACCAAAGATCCAAGTGAGCTGGCAAAATATGATGTCGTTGTCACGACATACACAATTGTGGCGAATGAAGTGCCTAAACAGAATGCTGAtgatgaccaagatcaaaagaatgGGGAAGAATCTTCTGTTGGTAATAAAAGAAAACCACCAAGCAAAtctaagaaaaggaagaagaaacttAAGGATTCAGATATTGACCTTGACAGTGGCCCAGTTGCCCGGGTACGGTGGTTTCGGGTGGTTCTTGATGAAGCTCAGACGATAAAAAATTTCCGAACTCAAGTGGCTAAAGGCTGTTGTGGACTAAGAGCAAAAAGGAGATGGTGCTTATCAGGAACACCTATACAAAATTCAATCGATGAGCTCTACAGCTATTTCCGTTTCTTGAAATATGATCCATATTCTACATATAGCTCATTTTGTACAATGATAAAGCACCCAATTGCTAGAAATGCAGTCCATGGGTATAAGAAACTACAAACTGTGTTGAGGATAGTTCTCCTGCGTCGCACAAAAG AAACTAAGATAAATGGAGAACCGATCATAAACTTACCTCCAAAGACAATTAAGTTGCAAAAGGTGGATTTCACAAAGGAGGAGCGAGCTTTTTATTTGACACTGGAAGAACGTTCTCGGCAACAGTTCAAG GAATATGCTGCTGCCGGAACAGTCAAACAAAACTATGCCAATATCCTTTTATTGTTGTTGCGCCTTAGGCAGGCTTGTGATCATCCTCTTCTTGTGAAGGGGCATCAGTCGGTATTTAAAGGCGATGGTTCTATAGAGATGGCAAAACAACTTTCCAAGGAAAGGGTAATAGATTTGCTTGCAAGGCTGGAAGTATCAGCGCTTTGTGCTGTATGCCGT GACACACCTGAGGATGCTGTTGTGGCGATGTGTGGTCATATTTTCTGCTATCAGTGTATATACGAGCGGATAACAACTGATGAAAACATGTGCCCCGTCCCTAATTGCAGAAACACGTTAAGTACTGAATCAGTATTTTCATCAGGGACATTAAAGATTTGTATCTCCGGCAAGACCAGTACTCATGCGATAGCGAGTTCATCAGCAGACGATGGGCTATCTTCTATCAGTCAAAGCAGTTACATCTCCTCGAAGATACAAGCGACCGTCGATATACTGAATTCTATCATTAACATGCATGCTCTTACAGACAGTGATACCATTGAATCAAATCCAAACCGAGTATCCCCTGTGAAAGCCATTGTCTTCTCGCAGTGGACTGGCATGCTGGATTTGCTGGAGTTTTCACTGAACAGCAATCTTATACAGTACAGGAGACTAGACGGAACAATGTCCCTCAATTCAAGAGATAAAGCCGTGAAGGATTTTAACACCGACCCAGAG GTTAGAGTTATGATTATGTCATTGAAAGCGGGTAATCTTGGTCTGAACATGGTTGCTGCTTGCCATGTAATACTCCTTGATCTTTGGTGGAATCCTTATGCTGAGGACCAGGCAATTGATAGAGCACACAGAATTGGTCAGACTCGTCCTGTCACTGTCTCTCGTCTAACCATTACAGATACGGTGGAAGATCGTATTTTATCTCTGCAG GAGGAAAAGAGAGCGATGGTCAACTCTGCTTTCGGTGAAGACAAATCCAGTGCCCACGCTACTCGGCTCACTGTAGATGATCTGAGGTATCTGTTTAGGATATGA